Proteins encoded by one window of Acidobacteriota bacterium:
- the kdpC gene encoding potassium-transporting ATPase subunit KdpC: protein MREQLKIAFLMTVVTTVLLGIVYPLVVTGMAQVLFHDQANGQLIERDGKVIGSRIIGQPFTGPEYFHSRPSAAGNGYDGLASGGTNWGATNKKLIDRVAADLARVQAENPGAPVPIDLVTASASGLDPHTSVAAADFQIPRIARERGMNEAELRSLISKHAHGREMGFLGEGRVNVVELNLELDQIHPRRR from the coding sequence ATGAGAGAGCAACTCAAGATCGCGTTCCTCATGACCGTCGTGACCACGGTCCTGCTCGGCATCGTCTACCCGCTCGTGGTCACGGGAATGGCGCAAGTGCTGTTCCACGACCAAGCCAACGGGCAGCTCATCGAGCGCGACGGCAAGGTCATCGGTTCGCGCATCATCGGCCAGCCATTCACCGGACCGGAATACTTCCACTCGCGTCCGTCAGCTGCCGGGAATGGCTATGACGGGCTGGCCTCGGGCGGAACGAACTGGGGAGCGACGAATAAGAAGCTGATCGATAGGGTGGCAGCCGATCTCGCTAGAGTGCAGGCGGAGAATCCCGGAGCGCCGGTGCCGATCGATTTGGTCACAGCGTCGGCTTCGGGTCTTGACCCGCATACCTCGGTTGCGGCGGCAGACTTTCAGATTCCTCGGATCGCGCGGGAACGAGGAATGAATGAAGCCGAACTGCGAAGCCTGATCTCTAAGCACGCGCACGGACGCGAGATGGGTTTTCTGGGCGAGGGGCGCGTCAATGTGGTGGAGCTAAATCTGGAGCTCGACCAAATACATCCTCGACGTCGTTAG
- the kdpB gene encoding potassium-transporting ATPase subunit KdpB, protein MSKQTTTRPVWDLDIVSHALGDAFAKLNPRTMVKNPVMFVVEVGSVITTAFLVRDVIAGHHGTGFELQITLWLWFTVLFANFAEAMAEGRGKAQAATLRKAKSETMARRILLDGSEDIVLGSKLRVGDVVLVKAGEFIPGDGDVSEGVASVDESAITGESAPVIRESGGDRSAVTGGTRVLSDWLKIRITAEPGHTFLDRMIALVEGAERQKTPNEIALNILLAGLTIIFLLAVVTLQPFAIYSNAPQTIFVLISLLVCLIPTTIGGLLSAIGIAGMDRLIQHNVLAMSGRAVEAAGDVNTLLLDKTGTITLGNRHATAFIAAPGVLERDLADAAQLSSLPDETPEGRSIVVLAKEKYGLRGRDLATMDAHFVPFTAQTRMSGVNTDGREIRKGAADAIAKYMAEQGQTIPLQVQEAVNEIGRSGGTPLVVTENRRPLGVIHLKDIVKGGMSERFAQLRAMGIKTVMITGDNPLTAAAIAREAGVDDFLAEATPKDKMDLIKREQSLGKLVAMTGDGTNDAPALAQADVGVAMNTGTQAAKEAGNMVDLDSNPTKLIEVVEIGKQLLMTRGALTTFSIANDVAKYFAIIPAMFAGTFPVLQVLNIMRLATPQSAVLSAVIFNALIIVALIPLALRGVKYKPMSAEALLRQNLLIYGLGGLIAPFLGIKLIDVIITHLGLA, encoded by the coding sequence ATGAGTAAGCAGACGACAACGCGGCCGGTGTGGGACCTGGACATCGTTTCCCACGCACTGGGGGACGCGTTTGCGAAACTGAATCCCCGAACGATGGTGAAGAACCCGGTGATGTTCGTGGTCGAGGTCGGGAGTGTGATCACTACAGCGTTCCTGGTGCGTGATGTGATCGCGGGTCACCACGGGACCGGCTTCGAGCTGCAGATCACACTTTGGCTCTGGTTCACGGTGCTGTTCGCGAACTTCGCGGAAGCCATGGCGGAAGGCCGTGGCAAGGCGCAGGCTGCGACGCTGCGAAAGGCGAAGTCCGAGACCATGGCGCGGCGAATCCTGCTGGATGGCAGCGAGGACATCGTTCTCGGTTCGAAGTTGCGAGTGGGAGATGTGGTCCTGGTCAAGGCGGGCGAGTTCATCCCCGGCGATGGCGACGTGAGCGAAGGTGTCGCGTCAGTGGACGAATCTGCCATCACGGGAGAATCCGCGCCGGTCATCCGCGAATCTGGCGGCGACCGCTCGGCGGTTACGGGCGGGACGCGCGTCCTTTCCGACTGGCTCAAGATCCGCATCACGGCGGAACCGGGACACACCTTCCTCGATCGCATGATCGCCCTGGTGGAGGGCGCGGAGCGGCAGAAGACGCCGAACGAGATCGCGCTGAACATCCTGCTCGCTGGACTAACCATCATCTTTCTGCTGGCCGTAGTCACGCTTCAGCCGTTCGCGATCTACTCCAACGCGCCGCAGACAATATTCGTGCTCATCTCGTTGCTCGTCTGCTTGATCCCGACCACGATCGGCGGACTGCTCTCGGCGATCGGCATTGCCGGCATGGACCGGCTTATCCAGCACAACGTTCTAGCGATGTCGGGCCGCGCGGTGGAAGCCGCTGGCGACGTGAACACACTGCTGCTCGATAAGACTGGGACGATCACGCTCGGCAATCGGCATGCGACAGCGTTCATCGCTGCGCCCGGTGTTCTGGAACGCGATCTCGCCGACGCCGCGCAACTCTCCTCACTGCCCGACGAGACTCCGGAAGGCCGCTCGATCGTGGTGCTGGCAAAAGAGAAGTACGGACTGCGCGGTCGCGACCTGGCGACCATGGATGCCCACTTCGTTCCTTTCACCGCACAGACGCGCATGTCGGGCGTGAACACCGATGGCCGCGAGATACGCAAGGGCGCAGCCGACGCCATCGCGAAATACATGGCGGAGCAGGGTCAAACCATTCCGCTGCAGGTACAGGAAGCCGTCAATGAGATCGGGCGTTCGGGTGGGACGCCGCTGGTCGTCACCGAGAACCGGCGTCCGCTGGGCGTTATCCATCTGAAAGACATCGTGAAAGGCGGGATGAGCGAGCGCTTTGCGCAACTCCGCGCCATGGGCATCAAGACGGTGATGATCACCGGAGACAATCCGCTCACCGCTGCCGCGATCGCGCGCGAGGCGGGTGTGGACGACTTCCTCGCGGAAGCGACGCCGAAAGACAAGATGGACCTCATCAAGCGCGAGCAGAGCCTGGGGAAACTCGTCGCCATGACCGGCGACGGCACGAACGATGCGCCCGCGCTGGCTCAAGCCGACGTTGGCGTGGCGATGAATACGGGGACGCAGGCGGCGAAGGAAGCCGGGAACATGGTGGACCTCGATTCCAATCCCACCAAGCTGATCGAGGTCGTCGAGATCGGCAAACAGCTTCTGATGACGCGCGGCGCGCTGACCACGTTCTCCATCGCCAATGATGTAGCGAAGTATTTCGCCATCATCCCGGCGATGTTCGCCGGGACGTTCCCGGTCTTGCAGGTGCTGAACATCATGCGTCTCGCCACGCCGCAGTCTGCGGTGTTGTCGGCGGTGATCTTCAACGCGCTCATCATCGTGGCGCTCATCCCGCTGGCGCTGCGCGGTGTGAAATACAAGCCGATGAGCGCGGAAGCGCTGCTGCGGCAGAACCTCCTGATCTACGGCTTGGGCGGACTGATCGCCCCGTTCCTGGGCATCAAGCTCATCGACGTGATCATCACGCACCTGGGATTGGCGTAA